Part of the Candidatus Hydrogenedentota bacterium genome is shown below.
AAGGGGAGTTGCTTAATCTGGGCGGGTTTGCCGAGGGCCTCGGAAAGGAGGTCGATCAGCTCTTTGAGGCTGGTGGTATGGCTTTCACCCAGGTTAAATATCTCATACTCAAACGGCATATCCACCGCCTTCAAAACACCATCCAGAATGTCCTCAATGTAGGTGTAGTCCCGGCGGGAAGATCCATCCCCAAACATGGGGATCGGCTCGTTTTTATCGATGAGTCGTGCAAACTTGTGAATGGCCATTTCGGGGCGCTGCCGCGGGCCGTAGACGGTAAAGAAGCGAAGTAGGGTAATCTTTTGCGAGTAAACGTGATTATACACGTGAGCCATGAGTTCGTTCATGCGCTTCGTGGCGGCATAGGGACTTACGGGACGGTCCACAAACATGTCTTCGCGGAAGGGGGTTTCCTTAAGACCACCGTAAACGGACGAGCTGGACGCAAAAACAATGTGGGAAACAGGGTGCCGGCGGCAGGCGTCCA
Proteins encoded:
- a CDS encoding GDP-mannose 4,6-dehydratase produces the protein MRKVLVTGAAGFIGSSVTDALLARGDRVIGVDNFDTFYDPGVKRRNLAGALTSERFSLHELDIRDQQTLETVFESERPDVVVHLAARAGVRPSLEDPNLYHSVNIIGSQNLMDACRRHPVSHIVFASSSSVYGGLKETPFREDMFVDRPVSPYAATKRMNELMAHVYNHVYSQKITLLRFFTVYGPRQRPEMAIHKFARLIDKNEPIPMFGDGSSRRDYTYIEDILDGVLKAVDMPFEYEIFNLGESHTTSLKELIDLLSEALGKPAQIKQLPFDKADMEITFADVSKAKTMLGYDPKTTMREGLAKFVKWLRDAK